The following is a genomic window from Epinephelus moara isolate mb chromosome 17, YSFRI_EMoa_1.0, whole genome shotgun sequence.
TAAATTCTAAGCCTTTCACTGCTATTCATGTAtttactttgcatttttaatgtataaaacagtttctctttcacaaacagtttaaaaaaaaagctaaacaaAGTCAGTCTAATTCAGTTATAACCTTTCTATCTTGGACCGTAACACAGCTTTACAAAAAATGCTGAAGAAACTGTTTTGAATCATACTCACATTTTACTGACATCCAACTCTCTGGTGACGTCAAACTCTGCCAaccttgtgatttttttcctgtaCATTTATAAAAGCCTTCATCTGACTTTGACACTGCAGAGATAGTCAGCTCCCCTCCAGTAACATTTTGGACgagtttgttatttttatagaaATCCACATTATAAGGAACCTTTTCTGTCCTCAATTTGCAGCCAAGAGTGACAGAATCTCCCTCAGTAACAGGATGGACAGGGCTCACCAGGATAATATCATCATCTGTAAAAAGATTAAAGAATACAAAGATTTGGTTGCAGAGATCAGCTGGTGCGGCTTAAACAAGCTGATGtaacattatgaaaataaatgtttgaattaATTTTACAGCTGCATACAGTAACTGAGAAATCCCTGTCTTACTGTAAATGTATCTTTCTGTCATCAAACCAACAAAAAGATTATAGTAATTGTTTCAGTGTTGCTCACTGATGTACTGTAACACTGTAATTTTTCAAAACTTAAAACTTTTCAAAATACTTCAGAAACAAAATCTTGTAAATGAATTAAGACTCACACTGTATAGTGATGCTGACTGCATTGCTGAACTGTCCTGTTTCAGACTCACACCAGTAGACTCCACTCTGCCAGTAACGGCTCATGTTGCATGTGGATCCAGTCATGGTCCcccaggaagaagaggaagaagaagaacagtgtcTCGGGTAGCCATCTTCAGAAAACCTGCTCACTCTCCACTCAGTAGAGTTTCCCTCACATCTCAGTGACACAGGCTCTCTGCTGAAGTGTTGCATTCTGTCAGGACTCACTGTGAGAGACGCTGCTGAATGAGAatctaaaaacacataaaaagcagACAAAGCATTAAAAAACGAAAAAGGCCACAAAGTCAACAATCATGTGATTTCCTTGTTGGTTTTAATCTGTTTAAATGCTGGAGTATAGACACAAAGGATCACACACATAGAAACAATCCTTCAGGTTGAATGTGGATTTAATCATTTTGTTATTTCAGGCTAAAACGCACTAATACAAGGGTGCATAAATTGAACTACAGCTCTCTGGGTAAATAACCTCCATGTTTAtcccaaaaaaaagaagagaggaagaggagagctaGCATGAAGAGTGAGAATATAATTGTTgtctaaaatgcattttggaGAGAATAGTTGGATGTGAAAGTGCCACAGTAAAGCACCATTATGTAGAagtagcaacacaaaaacagacaaataccCCATTACAACTAAAAGTCCTGTATTTAAAGGTTtgagggacagagagaaggaaacaAGCAAACATAAACTGACGGAGGTaagaaaatacatgaaaataaaaacaggaaaacagagtAGAGGAAAGGGAAGCTGAAGAAATGGATGAAAGGAAAGAATAAATGTATCTCAGTGTTTTACAACAATACATATTGAAGAAAAACTTGATTTATTTTCCAGATCTGTGTATTGGTGGCATTCTTAATTTACAATGTCTTTAGATAAAAAGttaatatggaaataaatgaatattaatCACAAGACGTTTTTAATTTGTGACTCAAAATGTAATGTCGTAGTCTTATAAGACTGAGTTATGGATTTCCAAAGTCAAAGATTTAAACAAAGgatgtgtaaaaatgaaaaggagGTCATGAGATTCACTCACGTTACAGTTATTAGTAAAGTAGTTTGGAAAAGTCAAACTAAACCTACCTCCAGACCAGACAAACTTAGGTTCACTGTAATGAGTATAATACACTGGATCTCCTCTTCCAGCTCTGCACACAtatcctgctgtgtgtgtctgtccatcaACAATGTAGGAATCCTGTTCAGTCCCATTGATGCTGCCAGGTATCAGCTCATAGCTGTAGGAGTTGTCTGACAGTTTGGGAACAGCCTTATACCAGAAGAACCTCCATCCTGCAGATGGATGTTTAACACTGCAGTTCAGAGTTACTGAGGCTCCAGGACTCAGCCATAATGgagacacagtgaggacagGCTGAGGTTTATCTGTTGGAAAGTGATTTCACAgaatgaaaaacatgttttgatgtATTGTTGGTGGATTACATGCACTGATTGTATCATAATTCAAATGTCAAGGTGCACTGTCTTAAGATATAGATaccaaaataactttttttcacattcagcaaaataaaaaaaaatgacaactgATGACATGTGACTTACAATCAGATACTCTCCATGTGAAAGCATCACTCCACTCTGTTGAAGACTTTTCATGTTTCAGTGTGCCCACACACCTGTAGTCTCCGTTGTATGATGACGAAGCATATCTAatcatgttttccttttgtttttcaggtCTGTATGAGCTGGATGTCGTCCACTCATACTCCCACTCAGCGTCTCCTCCATCCTCAAGTTCACATGTAAGTGCGATCGTCTCCAGATAGTATATCTCAGGCCAGTTGGGTCGCAGGGTCACAACAGCTCTGTTTGTAACTGTTCACGATCAAGAGGCCACAAATACACAGATTAGAAAAGATTAAAcatcaaactcattttagtgttAGCCTTAATCCTCATTcagaaatattaataatatatattattttctgcattttataTTCCATGTCATATNNNNNNNNNNNNNNNNNNNNNNNNNNNNNNNNNNNNNNNNNNNNNNNNNNNNNNNNNNNNNNNNNNNNNNNNNNNNNNNNNNNNNNNNNNNNNNNNNNNNNNNNNNNNNNNNNNNNNNNNNNNNNNNNNNNNNNNNNNNNNNNNNNNNNNNNNNNNNNNNNNNNNNNNNNNNNNNNNNNNNNNNNNNNNNNNNNNNNNNNNNNNNNNNNNNNNNNNNNNNNNNNNNNNNNNNNNNNNNNNNNNNNNNNNNNNNNNNNNNNNNNNNNNNNNNNNNNNNNNNNNNNNNNNNNNNNNNNNNNNNNNNNNNNNNNNNNNNNNNNNNNNNNNNNNNNNNNNNNNNNNNNNNNNNNNNNNNNNNNNNNNNNNNNNNNNNNNNNNNNNNNNNNNNNNNNNNNNNNNNNNNNNNNNNNNNNNNNNNNNNNNNNNNNNNNNNNNNNNNNNNNNNNNNNNNNNNNNNNNNNNNNNNNNNNNNNNNNNNNNNNNNNNNNNNNNNNNNNNNNacctcattgtatttgcttgtttatttctattgacgtgttcagcactttggtcaaccttggttgttttaaatgtgctttataaataaagtttgagttgagttgagttgttgTAAAACACTGAGATACATTTATTCTTTCTGTCCTTGCATCCATTTCTTCAGCTTCcctttcctctgctctgttttcctgtttttattttcatgtattttcttACCTCCGTCAGTTTATGTTTTCttgtttccttttctctgtCCCTCAAACCTTTAAATACAGGACTTTTAGTTGTAATGGGGTATTTGTCTGTTCTGGTGTTGCTACTTCTACATAATGGTGCTTTACTGTGGCACTTTCACATCCAACTATTCTCtccaaaatgcattttagacAACAATTATATTCTCACTCTTCATGCTagctctcttcttcctctcttcttttttggGATAAACATGGAGGTTATTTACCCAGAGAGCTGTAGTTCAATTTATGCACCCTTGTATTTGTGCGTTTTAGCCTGAAATAACAAAATGATTAAATCCACATTCAACCTGAAGGATTGTTTCCATGTGTGTGATCCTTTGTGTCTATACTCCAGCATTTAAACAGATTAAAACCAACAAGGAAACCAAATGATTGTTGACAGTATggccttttttaatttttattctttgtctgcttttatgtgtttttagatTCTCATTCAGCAGCATCTCTCACAGTGAGCCCTGACAGAATGCAACACTTCAGCAGAGAGCCTGTGTCACTGAGCTGTGAGGGAAACTCTACTGAGTGGAGAGNGCAGCGTCTCTCACAGTGAGTCCTGACAGAATGCAACACTTCAGCAGAGAGCCTGTGTCACTGAGATGTGATGGAAACTCTACTGAGTGGAGAGTGAGCAGGTTTTCTGTAGATGGCTACCCGAGACACTGTTCTTCGTCCTCTTCTTCCTGGGGGAACATGACTGGATCCAGATGCAACATGAACCGTGACTGGCAGAGTGGAGTCTACTGGTGTGAGTCTGAAACAGGACAGTTCAGCAATGCAGTCAACATCACTATACAGTGTGAGTCTTAATTCATTTACAAGATTTTGTTTCTGAAGTATTTTAACATTCTGTTACATAGTTTTGAAAAATTACAGTATTACAGTACATCAGTGAGCAACACTGAAACAAGTACTATAATCTTTTTGTTGGTTTGATGACAGAAAGATACATTTACAGTAAGACAGGGATTTCTCAGTTACTGTATGCAGctgtaaaattaattaaaacatttaattcatTGTCATAATTTTACGTCAGCTTGTTTAACCTGCACCAGCTGATCTCTGCAACCAaatctttgtattttttaatctttttacaGACGGTAATATTATCCTGGTGAGCCCTGTCCATCCTGTTACTGAGGGAGATTCTGTCACTCTTGGCTGCAAATTGAGGACAGAAAAAGTTCCCTATAATGTGGATttctataaaaatgacaaactcaTCCAAAATGTTACTGGAGGGGAGCTGACTATCTCTGCAGTGTCAAAGTCAGATGAAGGCTTTTATAAATGtacaggaaaaaaatcacagggTTGGCAGAGTTTGACGTCACCAGAGAGTTGGATGTCAGTAAAATGTGAGTATGATTCAAAACAGAATCTTTATTTGTCAGCTGTGTTACGGTGTGAGTTAGAAAAGTCATCACTAAATTAGAAGATGGGTAAGTTTCAGCTGAGTTTACCTGCAAGTTTGTTGTTAGATATTAGTTTTATAAACTAGGGTATTCAGTGatgaaacacagaaataaacaagtaaatacaTGTTAATAAACTAACCGTATATTACTTTATATTACAAAGGAATATTCATTTTGagtcaaaaaaaagttttcatcaAATAACAGGTTAGACTGAGAAgtttttactgtgtgtttatgtgttaatCTAAATGTACATGGTGTGTGATCAGGGTTTATGAGTGTATGTGTTCtaatatttgtacatttatttatgaGTCAGGACTTGTANAATACTAAACAATGTCACagttaatgtctttttttttcttttgttacagATTCATGCTTTATGAGGTCGGTCCAACACTCTCATCTCTCATTCTGAACATAACAGCAGCACATTACATGTTCCTTATTAAACCCACTGTATTTACTTCATGTTTTGGGCCCACCAGGTCTCAGAGCACCAATCAGGGTCCTGCTCCAGACCACATGATCAACCAGGATGAAATGCAAGGCAGAGAGTATGCTTCTCTTCTCCATGGTCAGCCTTAATCCTGATTCATGTTATGATTTATCATTAAATCTAAGactaacattttcagttttgattttctgttttagaAGATTATGGAATTCCTACATAATGggattaaaatgattaataccttggctttattttctgttctgtAGGTGACGTCTGTCTCTACGAAACAATCAGAGGCTCTGAAGAACCTGAACACGGTACAGTAGATACTTTTTATTCAACATGGAGCAGAAATAATAGAGTTGgttaaatgattttaaatgaaACCAGGGATGTCACATATTCTGTAACTGATAAAGTGCAAAGAGGGCTGCATGCTTCATTTTATGTGGTGAGAATGACATGCAAAAGTTAAGATGCTTGTGTAGCCAATGTACCCTGAATACAGTACACTAACTTGTCTTTTCATGAATTCATCTTATTCTTTTAACAGGGAGGAATAATGAGCCAGAGGAGAACGAATACTCAAATGTGACGACAGGATCAGCTGCAGGTACAGTCAAGTACAATAAACTTTGcactaaatataaatattctaTATGATTCTATTTTCTATAATATAAGATTTTTTTAGATGCTGTGCTGCCTGACACATTGTAAGTTTTTAATACCACCACCAGGAGTCAGCAATGGTCAAACCCTTCAtctacagtgttttttacaCTGATTAATATATGGCACATTTACATCTCATCTCACACAAATTAGTTGTCGCCACTGTCACTGACAATCATTTCATGTTGTGTAATAACAGAgttaaatgtcaaaaagcaCCCATTCATTCTTAGATGAGCTTAATTCTCCTTTTCCTTTGGTTTTCTTCCAGATCAATAAAGAGATCTGCATCAACAAAACCCACAGAATGGATGACATGATAAACTAAACCTTTGTTTAAACAGTATTTGCagcttttatttacatataaatatattcatatacatatatatatatatatatatacagggTGTAAAATTAACACTCGCCAAGCGCCAATGGCGggtaaaaaatgagtttggcgtgtaaaacaaaaacacacacccgccagtggccgatggaaaattttgaattgcatgtgggttttttatgtgcttccaccatttctgccagctgtgtccagggacggtttttgctatgggcaatgtgggcgaccgcccagtgtgcaatctatgtgagggcgcaTGAGCGCCCtcgaaaaaaacaacaacaacaactaaaaaaactcgccagttttatagactaccgctcatttccacgtcaagttagtggagtgggcaCTGAGGTgcccctattatcacgtttcaaccagcagcagaaaggaaatgCGAATCCTggaggttgtgggttgaacaagggtcacagacaggaacatGGCGGAGGttcatagtgctctgcggcgcaagataacggcttaccagcCGTCTCCGACTAAGTctgactccaggtccagtaatttcctctttcgttggtgtcatgactgcccagtagtacctggacaaccgagccgtggcggtacacaggtatgtggcgtgtcagaggggaaacgaaccgttcacatttccacaaacctcaccgcacttttgttctttacttatggagggactgtcaggggaggagggtggctggttgatttttattttattttgatcccccctgtGTTAATCACttactgatgctgtttttgaagtatgaataagtcaatcagtaatttattccattgaaatatcattgatgtattatagaaaagtgatttatcttttttataaatgacaaaaggcacatctgcctcactTTTGcagtggtatcgtgatactacttcTGCAGCCTTTGCCGCAAGCacgccaaagaaacacagaggacagggttggattttcctaaagccaaagaaacacagaggacagggttggattttcctaaagttggattttcataCTAAAAACGTAAGATAATTATTTTTCGTCAAATAAggcacaatttttttatttggctggtgaaaaatatgtttggccgGTAAANNNNNNNNNNNNNNNNNNNNNNNNNNNNNNNNNNNNNNNNNNNNNNNNNNNNNNNNNNNNNNNNNNNNNNNNN
Proteins encoded in this region:
- the LOC126404189 gene encoding high affinity immunoglobulin gamma Fc receptor I-like → MNRDWQSGVYWCESETGQFSNAVNITIQYGNIILVSPVHPVTEGDSVTLGCKLRTEKVPYNVDFYKNDKLIQNVTGGELTISAVSKSDEGFYKCTGKKSQGWQSLTSPESWMSVKSASRSEQSSPFPVLLIVGLVGGVSLILLLLLFVCGYTKSKDSCFMRSQSTNQSPAPDHMINQAETQCRDYASLLHGDVCLYETIRGSEEPEHGRNNEPEENEYSNVTTGSAADQ